A DNA window from Hordeum vulgare subsp. vulgare chromosome 1H, MorexV3_pseudomolecules_assembly, whole genome shotgun sequence contains the following coding sequences:
- the LOC123403458 gene encoding uncharacterized protein LOC123403458: MGRTHPYTGRWRRATEYCMHANVQFRCRDFADNVTCILDVRLQGGTLDIPCLHVGSGTWTLLRNLMALEEQMPKRPVTAYCIFMSQVACTVEDVRLLVEAKIIQHWQGSDKIAAQGFANLCNGVAMDVHDKNKNYLKPIWHNLEKLCDSKARNFKGSFRQKYCSTTLQQVVFGVTAFLALCQLLQSIYAPIAYHFPKH, translated from the coding sequence ATGGGCAGAACACATCCGTACACGGGTCGGTGGCGTCGGGCAACGGAGTACTGCATGCACGCCAACGTGCAGTTCAGGTGCCGGGACTTCGCGGATAATGTGACTTGCATCCTCGACGTGCGCCTTCAAGGAGGCACGCTGGACATCCCCTGCCTGCATGTCGGCAGCGGGACGTGGACGCTCCTTCGTAACCTGATGGCTCTGGAGGAGCAGATGCCCAAGAGGCCCGTCACAGCCTACTGCATCTTCATGTCGCAGGTGGCGTGTACGGTGGAGGACGTCCGGCTGCTGGTCGAGGCAAAGATCATCCAACACTGGCAGGGCAGCGACAAGATTGCCGCCCAAGGCTTTGCCAACCTCTGCAACGGGGTGGCCATGGACGTCCATGACAAAAACAAGAACTACCTCAAGCCCATCTGGCACAACCTGGAAAAATTATGCGACAGCAAGGCGCGCAACTTCAAGGGATCGTTCCGCCAAAAGTACTGCAGCACTACATTGCAACAAGTCGTATTCGGTGTTACAGCCTTCCTCGCCTTGTGTCAGTTGCTGCAATCCATCTATGCACCCATCGCCTATCATTTTCCCAAACACTAG